In the Arachis stenosperma cultivar V10309 chromosome 8, arast.V10309.gnm1.PFL2, whole genome shotgun sequence genome, TCGgggagagtttcttggattaggcttctattgttccctcctggtttggtacttgtGAGCTTGGAGAGGGTGTCTGCCCTGTTGTTGAGGTCCCGAGTTATATGCTTCAACTCGGTCTCCTCAAAGTGCCTAAGATGCTCCaaggttttgtccaagtaccttttcatgttaggatctTTGTCCTGATACTCTCCGTTTATTTGGAAAGTCACCACCTGAGAATCGCTGAATACCATTACTTTGGTTGCACCAACTTCTTCTGCCAGCTTTAACcctgcaatcaaggcttcatattctgcctgattgttggAAGCTGGGAACTTGAACTTAAGGGAGACTTCTATTTGCGTTTCCCCTTCGCTGACCAGTATTATGCCTGCACCGCTTCTAACCTTGTTGGAGGACCCATCTACATATAATTCCCATGTAGTGGATTTTTCTTCTTGATCTCCGGCGTGTTTTGCTAGGAAGTCGGTGAGGCATTGAGCTTTTATTACCGTCCGGGCTTCGTATTTCAGGTCGAATtcagagagctctattgcccattgaaccattctgcCCGCAATGTCTGTCTTCTGGAGGATCTGCTTCATGGGTTGATTCGTTCGAATTTTTATCGTGTGCACTTGGAAATACGGTCATAATCGGCGTGAGGCTACTACTAAGGAGTATGAAAACTTTTCAAGTTTTTGATACTttagttcagggccttgtaAAATTTTACTGGTGAAGTACACAGGATGCTGTCCGACCTCATCTTCTCGTATCAGGACTGATGCTACAGCTTTGTCTGCTACGGACAAATATAGGACGAGCTCTTCCCCAATTAAAGGTTGGGTCAGGATTGGGGGTTGGCTCAAGAACTTTTTGAACTCTTTGAATGCTTCTTCGCTTCtggagtccattcgaactgtcATCCTTTTCGTAGTAGAGAGAACAGTGGAAGGAATCTTAATGCTGATCCTGCTAAGAacctggagagggctgcaagtcagCCATTTAATTGTTGGACCTCTCTTAGGCAGGTtggacttttcatttctaggatggctttGCACTTGTCGGGGTTTGCTTCGATCCCCCTTTGTGTTAGCTTGAACCTTAGAAACTTTTCCACTTCCACCGTGAAGGTACATTTTgtgggatttagtctcatcccatgtAACCTTACGGTGTTGAAGACTTGCGAGAGATCTGTCAAGAGGTCGGTCTCCTCCTTGGTTTTCATCAGCATGTCATCTACATATACCTCCATTAAGTTCCCGAGGTGGGGAGCGAACattttattcatcaacctttgatatgtggccccagcattttttaatccaaaaggcattaccacatagcagtagtttgctCTAGGTGTGATGAATGAAGTTTTTTCCTCATCCGGCTTATACATCGgaatttggttgtatcccgagtaaGCGTCCATGAACGACAAGTACTGATACCCTAAGCTCGCATCTACTAGGGTGTCAATACTGGGAAGTGGTTATGGGTCTTTAGGGCATGCCTTGTTcaggtcggtgtagtcgacgcacatcatCCACTTGCCGTTTTACTTTTTGACTAGAACTACATTTGCTAGCCATGCCGGATACTTGACCTCTCGGATGAAGTCGGCCTCCAAGAGGGCTTGTACTTGCTCCTCCACCACCTGAGCTCGTTCTGTTCTGAGCTTGCGCCTGCGCTGCTGTACGGGTCGTGATCCTGGGTGTTCTAaaagcttgtgggacatgagctgaGGGTCTATCCCTGGCATGTTGGAAGCTTTCCaagcgaagaggtcggaattatctCGCATGAGATTTATCTGCCTCTGTTTCAAATCTCTGTCTAGACTGGCTCCTATGTTGatattttttccttcctctttttcgATTCGAACCTCTTCAGTTCTTCCCCCCGACTGTGGCCGCAGCTCTTCTTTAGCTTTTATTCCCCCGAGCTCTATGGTGTGAACTTCCTTGCTCTTTCCTCGGAGGTTCaagctttcgttgtagcatttTCTTGCCAATTTCTGGTCTCCCCGTACCGTTGTTATTCCCTTAGGTGTTGGAAATTTAATGTAAAGGTGAGGGGTTGACACCACCGCTCCGAGCCGATTTAGCGTAGTCCTGCCGATCAAGCCGTTATACGCCGATCCGACATCGATGACGATAAAGTCGATGCTCAGAGTTTTGGAATTTTACCCATTTCCGAAGGTCGTGTGGAGGGGGATGTATCCCAGTGGCTTTATTGGCATGTCTCCTAGTCCATACAGGGTGTCCGGGTAAGCTTTTAGTTCCCTTTCATCCAACCCTAACTTGTCGAATGCGGGCTTAAAGAGGATGTCAGCCGAACTCCCTTGGTCCACCAAGGTTCTGTGGAGGTTGGCATTCGCCAAGATCATGGTTATCACCATCGGGTCGTCATGCCCGGGCATGATCCCTTGCCCATCCTCTTTGGTGAACGAGATGGTTGGGAGATCGGGAGTCTCGTTCCCGACTTGATAAACTCGCTTTAGGTGTCTTTTGCAAGATGACTTAGTGAGTccccctcccgcaaatcctccagAGATCATATGTATGTGTCTCTCGGGGTTTGtggtggtgggtctcttctgtcctcatcatctcgctttcttttTCCATGATTGTCCGACCTTTCCATGAAATATCTATCAAGTCGGCCTTCCCTGACCAAcatttctatcacatttttaaggtcgtagCAATCATTTGTTGAGTGGCCATACATcttatggtactcgcagtagTCGCCGCGGCTTCCTccctttttgtttttgatggGTCTAGGGGACGGCAATCTTTCAGTATTACAGATTTCTCTGTATACGTCTACTATGACAACTTTTAGAGGAGTATAGGAGTGATATCTCCTCGACCTGTCGGGACCGACCTCCTCTTTTTTCTTGGGctccctttctttctcttttgctGAGTGAGGGGGCCCCTGTCGCTAGCTCGGCTCCCGTAATCTggcattctcctccatgttgatgtacttttctgctCTCTCTTGTACATCGCTCAAAGAGGTGAGGTGCCTTTTTGATATGGACTGAGAGAAGGGGCCCTCTCTAAGTCCATTTACTAACCCCATGAtaactgcctctgtgggcaggtcttgaatctccaagcacgctttgttgaacctttccatgtagtCTCGTAAAggttctccgacctcctgtttaactcccaggaggctcggtgcgtGCTTtactttgtccttctggatggagaacctTATTAAGAACTTTCTCGAGAGGTCCTCAAAGCTGGTAACCGACCTTAGAGGGAGGCTATCGAATCACTTCATCGCCGCTTTTGACAGGGTGGTCAGGAAAGCTTTGCAGCGAGTTGCATCAGAAGCATCAGccagatacatccgacttttgaaattgCTTAAATGATGCTTCGGGTCTGTGGTTCCGTCGTAGAGGttcatatcagggcttttgaaatttcttggaacttttgccctcattatgtcctcatTGAACGGATCCTCTCCTCCCAGGGGCGACTCTTCTCGGTCGCCACGGAAGTTCCAACTTCTAAGGGAAGATTCTAGCTTCAAgagtttttcttctaactctTTTTGTCGCTCTATCTCTTCCCTGAAATTTTGCTCTGCCTCTCGTTGTCGTTCTAATTCCTGTTTCAGTTGTTCCAAACGACCTTGGTGACCATGGACCAACCCCATTAGTTCGGCTGCATGGGGTGGCCCTTCCTTTCCTGATTCTCGTCCTTCTGAGGAGTTTACCTTTGGGTTCTTAAACCCAAAGGTGCCTTCTCTATGCTGGTCGTTGGCTCCCTGGTGAAGGGTCAAGTCCGCGTCGTTGTTTCCGACATCTAGATTTTCTTGTTCGGAATCAGACGCTGTATGACCATCCTCTGGTGAGTTGTCCGTCGTTACTGGTTGATCTCTcggggtccccggcaacggcgccaatgttacgatgggtaaccggagattaacgGGCTGGATTCATTAAGTTGGCCCAATCGTCTAAGGAGGGAAGCCTTCGAATGGGTTTGCACCTTTGGGGCCTCCGTTCGACTAGTGAAtgtgagtgaatggggggtggtacctgcaaagatactccgatgcctaagtcagcaagggtgcgagcaggtctagagagtattgggacttagagatacctgaggggtgtcagtgtatttatagtggtgaaccaataaccaccgttgaagtagttccaccttttaaGGTGGATAACCGTTCCTTTATCTTAGGGAAGTTGAGATATGACTTCtggaagtgggttgagagattttagaGGCAGTTATTTTAGTATTATCTACCATCCAATCCTCGTTTCCGACTTCCTTAAGGCAAGTCGTGGCGAGAACCGACTTCTCAGGGGAAGGTCGGCGTAATGTGAGGCCTCACCCTTGTGGGTTGGGCTTTTCGTTTGGACCTGGACCCTAGTGTTGGGGCAGGGTATGAacaatttttatatgaaaaagtctaattttttattaataattaattttaacattcgttatctaaaatttgaaacaatttaacatgtatacttttacatttaattaggtgttaagtctgtttcacaaataaaaataattaatttttatacttgttatttaaaaataatattttttctctctatatatataaaaatataattagatattagtataaaaaaattatacagatagttaaaaaattaactcaaaactgattttttttaaaacaactgaatcttgattctaacttttaattataacattattattctctccaaattatgtgtaataaatatttgaaagaaaaaaatttaaaactaaataaaaaactaaaaaaatatgtatatagatTAAAAACAATTTACCATTCTGTtatacagaaaataaaatagagaatgaaagaagagagagaaagataaagatgaaaataaaaGTGAGAGTTTGTTAACTTTtggaattaaaaattttattttaattataataaaaaaatattgaatgacatatttaatttgtaaaattactaatataaaatataaattatatatagagtaaaaattatagagagaaatagaaaatgGAGAGAAGTAGATGAGAGAATTTAGGAAggaaatttattaattttggaaaaaaatattttcgttcaattttaataagaaagtgtcatgtgacacatttgattattaaattagatagtaatatatgatacataatataggtatatttcaattttaaaattttaattttaattttaatataattaaaaaatgttatgttttatattttaattgtcaaattagtcattgatattaatattaatattaatattaatactaataataatatataaaataaatagagtggttgaagaaatgaaagagatagagaaaggaagatgaaagagggaagaactctttaattttggtggaaaatatttgatttcaattgAAATGAGAGAATGATATGTGAcacattttggttgtaaaattagtatCGAGAAAGGaagaattctttaattttggagggaaagatttaatttcaattacaatgaAAAAATTACATGTGAcacattttggttgtaaaattagaatatataatagataatagatatcattttataattttaacgttaattataattattattattattattattattattattattattattattattattattattattatctttttctctttcaattttaatgaatttatctaaataaaaatatcatcgTATATAAATATCGAAGTTTATTCGAGcaacaaaatttatcttttaaaactTAGTCGAATTTCTTTGTTTAAACTATGCTGCAATCTACctagtttataaaattatttttagtgattaaataacttgtaaattaaatatatttataatttaattatcagataataaatataatttttaattttgatcagAAAAACAATTTCAAAATAGATTAATCAAACATGTCTTCAATGTTTCTTCtctttgaaaataaaattatttttaacaaagcAATCACATTTTCTACAACATGAAAATCAGAAAATGGAAATAATTTTCagaaagttaaaaataaaaaatattatccaAAACAATTAATTCTAAAATAACCCTAAACAAAAATGAAAAGCCAGACTTATTTATTTTCACCAATTGTTTCCACTTAGGCTCTTATCAATCAATCTGTGCCATGGTTTTTTTATCAGCTCCGAATGTCCAAGAATAGCATAAAACAAACATTTTATTGTCACGCTATGCTTAACACTTAAACAGTTAAAGTTATAGTAATTCAATTGAATGAAAACACTTAACTCTTCCAGAGGAGGAGCATTGctattatcaaaattttgataaaaaaccTGCCAACAATTGGACATTTTAACGCAATGAAGATCATGGTGACGACAAATTATATAGTTATATCTGAGTATATGACCAGtggaaataaagataagaggcaaaataaaaataataaaagatagaTTTATAAACGAAACAAGTTTAACCAGAAAACCAAATCATCGAAGTTTAAAACTGAACACGACCGAGAAATCAAATGCTAGCATCGCCACCGTCTATCAAGCACCCAATTCTGAGACTGAGTACTGTACAGAGGTAGCAACAACCTACGACACCAAACACTAAACAAGATACTTAAGGTAGTTCCGCCAGAGACATAGCTGACGAAACATTTATTCATAATCATAGATGTAAAAGCATGCTGAACCCGCACGGTTCATTTGCCAGCTTTCTTCGCAGCAGATTTAGTGATCTTAGCAGAAGCATCCTTCTTCTCAACGCTCTTGATCACACCAACAGCAACAGTTTGACGCATGTCCCTCACAGCAAACCTACCAAGTGGAGGGTACTCAGCAAAAGTCTCAACAACCATTGGCTTTGTGGGAATCATCTTCACCATACCAGCATCACCATTCTTAAGAAACTTGGGCTCCTTCTCGAGCTCTTTGCCAGAACGCCTATCAATCTTGGTCTGGAGCTCAGCAAACTTGACAGCAATGTGTGAGGTGTGGCAGTCAAGGACTGGAGCATAACCTTGGCCAATCTGGCCAGGATGGTTCATGATGATGACTTGAGAGGTGAAGCTTCCAGCCTCCTTAGCAGGATCATCCTTTGAGTTAGAAGCAACAAAGCCACGCTTCAACTCCTTCACAGAAACATTCTTAACATTGAAACCAACATTGTCACCAGGGAGAGCCTCAGGGAGAGACTCATGGTGCATCTCCACAGACTTAACCTCAGTCTGGAGTCCAGTGGGGGCAAAGGTCACGACCATACCAGGCTTGAGGATACCAGTCTCTACACGACCAACTGGAACAGTTCCAATACCACCAATCTTGTAGACATCCTGAAGTGGCAACCTGAGAGGCTTGTCAGAGGGTCTCTTTGGCTCATTGATCTGGTCCAGAGCCTCAAGCAGGGTGGGTCCCTTGTACCAATCAAGGTTGGTGGACCTCTCAATCATGTTGTCTCCCTCAAAACCAGAAATTGGTACAAATGCGATCTTCTCAGGGTTGTAACCAACCTTCTTCAAATAGGATGAAACCTCCTTCACAATTTCATCATACCTAGCCTTGGAGTATTTTGGGGTCGTTGCATCCATCTGTAAAACACATCCACAAATAAATTAGAACGACGAGAACAACATCAAAATCAAAAGATGGCTAAAAATATTTAGCAAAAGTGAATTATATATACCTTGTTGCAACAGCAGATCATCTGCCTAACACCAAGGGTGAAAGCAAGCAGAGCATGCTCACGGGTCTGGCCGTCCTTGGAGATACCAGCCTCAAAACCACCAGTGGTGGAATCGATGATCAGAACAGCACAGTCAGCCTGGCTGGTACCAGTGATCATGTTCTTGATGAAATCACGATGACCAGGTGCATCGATCACAGTGCAGTAGTACTTAGTGGTCTCAAACTTCCACAGGGCGATGTCAATGGTAATACCACGCTCACGCTCTGCCTTGAGCTTGTCGAGAACCCAGGCGTACTTGAATGAACGCTTGTTCATCTCAGCAGCCTCCTTCTCGAACCTCTCAATCACACGCTTGTCGATCCCTCCAAGCTTGTAGATGAGGTGGCCGGTGGTGGTCGACTTGCCAGAGTCGACATGGCCGATAACGACGATGTTGATGTGACTCTTCTCTTTTCCCATTCTCTACAGAAAAAAACTCAACAAAACACTGCACAACACCCgcaaaaacgaaaaacagaaagagtcAATTCCAGAGGCATACAACAAACCACATATCAATAATCAAACAAAACATATCAATAAATTAACCATCCACAACAGAACAAGACATAAACCACAATAAAACTAGAGATATATAGTAATAATTCTCATAATTGTGACGATTCTAGGTAGATAAAAGAGATCAAAACGTATCTGCAGCTAAAACattcaaaaacagaagaaaaaggTAAATAGATACAGTGATTAAATGATCTAACACAATTTTAAGGAATGAAAGATCATTATGCGAAATTCAGAGACAACAGTATTGATGATGAAGAACATATCAATAATCAAACGTAAAGAATTGAGAGACAATCCATGAAAGCGTAACATACAAGACCTTGCTTTCCAGAATAGAAAGCTGAATCGGATCAATAAATCAATAAACCAGAAATAACGAAGAGAAACAGAGATCGGAAGGAGAACCCTAACCAGTGAAAGAAGAGGATTGGAGGATGAGAATCAGAGAAAGGGTGCGATCGCGAATGGGTGAAAACGAGAAATGAGGGTAAGAGTGATACTTATAGTGTGAGAGACAGTGTAGggtttgtttttaaaaatttgatggACCATAATACCCTCGTTAACTCCCCTGTGTTACTTTTTGCTAATTTTTCGGAGTGGCGGCGCTAGGTTTGCGTGGGCACCACGTTTAAATTTGTGGGTCCTTTTTGGGTCACTGGCGGCGCTAACGCTGGAACAAACGGAATTCAGCTCACCGCccttagttaattttttattgtaaaattattttttatgatttaaatttttaaaaaattaattcatattaattgtaaaaaattgaCTCGTTAATTGAATTGATAAACAAGATAACTGAtagacaccaaaaaaaaaacaagataaCTGATTTTTAtccttcaaatttttaaaaattagtgatTCAAATATAAGTTATAACTGTTTAATGAGTTAAACTgatgtaaatataataatataataataataataataatttgagtGCAACGATTCTCTAAACCCTGTGTACTCTTTGCTGCCTTTTAGATTAGATTATAGATTATAGATTATAGATAGATTATAGATAGATAGATTATGACCTGATTTTTCAGTATCCCAATTAAAACagacacaaaaaaataataaaaacaaaaaccaCAATGTGCATTGTGTATGTATATAGCCGAAATGCATCTATATGATAGTGGGCTTTTAATCGGTTGCAAATTCCTATTCCCAATCCTCAAGAGCTCAGCCTCCTATTTTTCACAATTGCCTAATGCCTACTCACTCAAAACTTTGATTGTCGCTCTCCTCCTCATAGACTTGGCTACCATATTTTAAACAACTTCGATTAAGTTGAATTATATCGAAACACCTTTAAACA is a window encoding:
- the LOC130944263 gene encoding elongation factor 1-alpha-like, with the translated sequence MGKEKSHINIVVIGHVDSGKSTTTGHLIYKLGGIDKRVIERFEKEAAEMNKRSFKYAWVLDKLKAERERGITIDIALWKFETTKYYCTVIDAPGHRDFIKNMITGTSQADCAVLIIDSTTGGFEAGISKDGQTREHALLAFTLGVRQMICCCNKMDATTPKYSKARYDEIVKEVSSYLKKVGYNPEKIAFVPISGFEGDNMIERSTNLDWYKGPTLLEALDQINEPKRPSDKPLRLPLQDVYKIGGIGTVPVGRVETGILKPGMVVTFAPTGLQTEVKSVEMHHESLPEALPGDNVGFNVKNVSVKELKRGFVASNSKDDPAKEAGSFTSQVIIMNHPGQIGQGYAPVLDCHTSHIAVKFAELQTKIDRRSGKELEKEPKFLKNGDAGMVKMIPTKPMVVETFAEYPPLGRFAVRDMRQTVAVGVIKSVEKKDASAKITKSAAKKAGK